In Rhodothermus marinus DSM 4252, a single genomic region encodes these proteins:
- the mutL gene encoding DNA mismatch repair endonuclease MutL yields MTPEAEATDSLIRIMPESLANKIAAGEVVQRPASVVKELVENALDAGARHITVILKDAGKTLVQVVDDGCGMSPADARLCFQRHATSKIRTIDDLERIHTLGFRGEALASIAAVARVELKTKRAQDAAGYRVQIEGGQLIAAEPCATANGTSVAVRNLFYNVPARRNFLKTPATEFKHIIETFQVLALSHPEVGFTLIHDDVEIYRLVPETDPSPAERLRRRIGTLFGPEYALQTIPVEETTSYLSVRGFLGRPELHRKSRGEQFFFVNRRYVRHRYLEHAVTSSYEHLIPEGAHPFFVLFLELDPKHVDVNVHPTKAEVKFDDERGIYGVLRAIVRRALGMADLVPQLESAAAVTVPSDVAQTAAAPRTEVSGATPLRMPPGEVSRRLYAVEPEMVEPIPQQTVLPSSVRPESDEETPEHDTLIWQVHDRYILTQIRSGLLLIDQNAAHERILYERALRNLESGFGLSQQLLFPQTLEFSPADFALIEELMPELRALGFDLELFSGRTVVVRGVPDDIRPGDERTMLEDLLAQYKANLPLRLPSRENLARSVARRNAIRPGTRLTEKQMRTLIDQLFLCETPYVSPTGRPTMIRLTLEELERRFGRA; encoded by the coding sequence ATGACGCCGGAAGCGGAAGCCACCGACAGCCTGATCCGGATCATGCCGGAATCCCTGGCGAACAAGATTGCCGCCGGGGAGGTGGTGCAACGTCCGGCCTCGGTCGTCAAGGAACTCGTCGAAAACGCGCTGGACGCCGGTGCCCGCCACATCACGGTCATTCTGAAGGATGCGGGCAAAACGCTCGTGCAGGTGGTCGATGACGGCTGCGGCATGAGTCCGGCCGACGCCCGCCTGTGCTTTCAGCGACACGCCACCAGCAAGATTCGCACGATCGACGACCTCGAACGCATTCACACGCTGGGCTTTCGCGGGGAGGCGCTCGCCTCGATTGCCGCCGTGGCCCGCGTCGAGTTAAAGACGAAGCGTGCGCAGGATGCGGCCGGCTACCGGGTGCAGATCGAAGGGGGCCAATTGATTGCGGCGGAGCCCTGCGCCACGGCCAACGGCACCTCGGTGGCCGTGCGCAACCTGTTCTACAACGTGCCGGCCCGTCGCAACTTTCTCAAGACGCCGGCCACTGAGTTCAAACACATCATCGAGACCTTCCAGGTACTGGCGCTCTCGCACCCGGAAGTGGGCTTCACGCTCATTCACGACGACGTGGAGATCTATCGCCTGGTGCCTGAAACCGATCCGTCGCCGGCCGAACGGCTACGCCGGCGCATCGGGACGCTTTTCGGACCGGAATATGCGCTGCAGACGATCCCGGTCGAGGAGACGACCAGCTACCTGTCGGTGCGAGGCTTTCTGGGGCGGCCCGAGCTGCACCGAAAAAGCCGGGGCGAGCAGTTCTTTTTCGTCAACCGTCGCTACGTGCGCCATCGCTACCTGGAGCATGCCGTCACGAGCAGCTACGAGCACCTGATTCCGGAGGGAGCCCATCCGTTTTTTGTGCTGTTTCTGGAGTTGGACCCGAAGCATGTGGACGTGAACGTGCACCCCACCAAGGCGGAGGTCAAGTTTGACGACGAGCGGGGCATCTACGGGGTGCTCCGGGCCATCGTGCGTCGGGCGCTGGGCATGGCCGACCTGGTGCCGCAGCTGGAGTCGGCCGCCGCCGTGACAGTGCCGTCCGACGTGGCGCAGACTGCCGCTGCACCGCGTACTGAGGTCTCAGGGGCAACGCCGCTGCGCATGCCGCCCGGCGAGGTGAGCCGTCGGCTTTACGCCGTGGAGCCGGAAATGGTCGAGCCGATTCCGCAGCAGACCGTACTTCCTTCGAGCGTGCGGCCGGAGAGTGACGAGGAGACGCCCGAGCACGATACGCTGATCTGGCAGGTGCACGACCGCTACATCCTGACGCAGATCCGATCGGGTCTGCTCCTGATCGATCAGAATGCGGCACACGAGCGCATCCTCTACGAGCGGGCGCTGCGTAACCTGGAAAGCGGCTTCGGGCTGTCGCAACAGTTGCTCTTTCCTCAGACGCTGGAATTCTCGCCAGCCGACTTTGCCCTGATCGAGGAACTAATGCCCGAGCTGCGGGCGCTGGGCTTCGACCTGGAGCTGTTCAGCGGGCGTACCGTGGTGGTGCGCGGGGTGCCCGACGACATCCGCCCCGGCGACGAACGTACCATGCTCGAAGACCTGCTGGCGCAGTACAAGGCCAACCTGCCGCTGCGGCTGCCCAGCCGGGAAAATCTGGCCCGGAGTGTAGCCCGGCGCAATGCGATTCGTCCCGGCACGCGTCTAACGGAAAAGCAGATGCGCACGCTCATCGACCAGCTCTTTCTCTGCGAGACGCCGTACGTGTCGCCCACGGGGCGGCCGACCATGATCCGCCTCACGCTGGAAGAACTGGAGCGGCGCTTCGGACGCGCCTGA
- the tilS gene encoding tRNA lysidine(34) synthetase TilS, which translates to MLPERVRRFIESEALLQPGQRVVVGVSGGVDSMVLLEVLRRLGYRPVVAHVNYRLRGADSDADEALVRRFCRRHRLPLRVARIDLKVRTGGRAIQATARQVRYAFFRRVALREGIDVVAVAHQHDDQAETLLLNLVRGSGLEGLLGMRPKRRLSRENVWLVRPLLPVSRAEIEAWARAEGIPWREDVSNASLHYRRAVIRHEVLPLLARHFGPGVAERLAHTAELLRAYYEATFLPDLRRRWQEVANEPDRALRLEPLRMQPPVWQQRLILEALRRWLPGAPQRHRVVAQALCLLQAQPGRRLELPQGTIWRDRDALRFRPRQRATWPDEGLLEPDRPLPLAGGTLVATLLEAVPERLDEGAPLVAYVDADRIRWPLRVRRWRPGDRMQPLGMTGHRKISDLLTDLKVPVDRRDRCYVVSQDGEIVWLVGYRLAEPFRVRPETRRVVKLCWKPDPPLPEKQ; encoded by the coding sequence ATGTTGCCCGAACGGGTTCGTCGTTTCATCGAGTCCGAAGCCCTGTTGCAGCCCGGTCAGCGGGTGGTGGTGGGCGTCAGTGGCGGTGTGGACTCGATGGTCCTGCTCGAAGTGTTGCGGCGTCTGGGCTATCGACCGGTGGTGGCGCACGTCAACTATCGGCTGCGCGGGGCTGATTCGGACGCCGACGAAGCGCTGGTGCGGCGGTTCTGCCGCCGGCATCGCCTGCCGCTGCGTGTGGCCCGCATTGACCTGAAAGTTCGTACGGGTGGCCGGGCCATTCAGGCGACGGCCCGGCAGGTGCGCTATGCATTTTTTCGGCGCGTGGCGCTTCGGGAGGGGATCGATGTGGTGGCCGTGGCGCACCAGCACGACGATCAGGCCGAGACGCTGCTGCTGAACCTGGTGCGGGGCAGTGGGCTGGAAGGATTGCTGGGCATGAGGCCGAAGCGCAGGCTAAGCCGGGAAAACGTCTGGCTCGTGCGGCCGCTGCTTCCGGTGAGCCGGGCCGAAATCGAAGCCTGGGCGCGGGCCGAGGGCATTCCCTGGCGGGAGGATGTGAGCAACGCCAGCCTGCACTACCGACGCGCCGTCATCCGGCACGAAGTGCTGCCCCTGCTGGCGCGACACTTCGGGCCGGGTGTAGCCGAACGGCTGGCCCACACGGCCGAGCTGCTCCGGGCCTACTACGAGGCGACGTTCCTGCCCGACTTGCGGCGGCGCTGGCAGGAGGTGGCGAACGAACCCGACCGGGCACTCCGCCTGGAGCCGCTCCGCATGCAGCCGCCGGTCTGGCAGCAGCGCCTGATCCTGGAAGCCCTGCGGCGCTGGCTGCCGGGCGCTCCCCAACGCCACCGTGTGGTGGCGCAGGCGCTTTGTCTGCTGCAGGCGCAGCCAGGCCGTCGGCTGGAACTGCCGCAGGGGACTATCTGGCGCGACCGCGACGCGCTACGCTTCCGACCGCGGCAGCGGGCTACCTGGCCCGACGAGGGTCTGCTGGAGCCCGACCGGCCGTTGCCGCTGGCCGGCGGTACGCTGGTCGCCACGCTGCTGGAAGCCGTACCCGAGCGTCTCGACGAAGGCGCACCGCTGGTGGCCTACGTGGACGCCGACCGGATCCGATGGCCGCTGCGCGTGCGTCGCTGGCGACCCGGCGATCGCATGCAGCCGCTGGGCATGACAGGCCACCGGAAAATCAGTGATCTGCTGACCGACCTGAAGGTGCCCGTCGATCGACGCGACCGCTGCTACGTGGTCTCGCAGGACGGTGAGATCGTCTGGCTGGTGGGCTACCGGCTGGCCGAGCCGTTTCGGGTGCGTCCGGAAACCCGCCGCGTGGTGAAACTCTGCTGGAAACCCGACCCGCCCCTACCCGAAAAGCAGTGA
- the hpt gene encoding hypoxanthine phosphoribosyltransferase: MACTSTPVPCEIPEVVECRGERFRLFLDAATLQQRIAELGRQISQDYEGKRPILIGVLNGAFMFLADLMRYITIDCEVDFLKLSSYGAEKVSSGQVYELKKIDADIRGRHVLIVEDIVDTGLSMQFILERLKEYEPASVATVTLLHKVEATQVDVPLDYVGFRIPNKFVIGYGLDYGQLARNLASIYILDDNP, translated from the coding sequence ATGGCCTGTACCAGTACTCCGGTGCCCTGCGAGATTCCCGAGGTGGTGGAATGTCGTGGTGAACGGTTTCGGCTGTTTCTGGATGCCGCCACGCTCCAGCAGCGCATCGCCGAGCTGGGGCGTCAGATCAGCCAGGACTACGAGGGAAAGCGACCCATCCTGATCGGCGTGCTCAACGGCGCGTTCATGTTTCTGGCCGATCTCATGCGCTACATCACAATCGACTGTGAGGTGGATTTTCTGAAACTCTCCTCGTACGGGGCTGAGAAGGTATCGAGCGGACAGGTGTACGAACTGAAAAAGATCGACGCCGACATTCGCGGGCGGCACGTGCTGATCGTGGAAGACATCGTCGATACAGGTCTGTCCATGCAGTTCATTCTGGAGCGCCTCAAAGAATACGAGCCCGCCTCGGTGGCAACGGTCACGCTGCTGCACAAGGTCGAGGCCACGCAGGTCGATGTGCCGCTGGACTATGTGGGCTTTCGCATTCCCAACAAGTTCGTTATCGGCTATGGCCTCGATTACGGCCAGCTCGCCCGCAATCTTGCTTCGATCTATATCCTGGACGATAATCCCTGA
- a CDS encoding lasso peptide isopeptide bond-forming cyclase — protein sequence MSAIFGLIHFDGRPVAVEALRPALDVLAHRGPDGQGRWHEGSVLLAHWMLHTTPESLHEQQPLVAPEGDLVLVADARIDNRDELLAALGLRSTAERPVTDAALILAAYRRWGSDCPDRLIGDFALAIWDRRHRRLFAARDGMGVRPFYYFHDGRRFAFATLLPAVRMLPDVPQDIDEEMILRFLTLKLETENVRTFYRVIRRLPGGHALQVDARELHCWRYWRVDLEQEVHFRSETEYVEAFRACFEEAVRCRLRSAFPVGTQLSGGLDSSSVTGMAAHLLKDQVVHAGTAVFEDVPETQRMQVDERQYADAVVRRFPNLCHHLFHADRVSPLIHLDKVVELYGQPFFSANYHIPVGVAQTLQSQGVRVILSGLDGDSVLTYGWARLADLFYQKQWEQFAQEVEAFAKVEGLSPQRVAQKFGGAVLEKWARSFRWKAFQEGGRYLAQRFGIPFDRLVLQTGIKPWIPIAWRRKRARPRSQERFVRFSEAYHLSPLLEDWLARQPSEQASGWHPRRDHWEQLTGGIWQWVLEFANARVGWLQVEERFPFFDRRVVTLSVQLPLAYKLRHGWARYLLRMALEGMLPPEVQWRSSKANIGYGFTTGLLRFEKARIASLIASASQLRPFVEPKRLRQAWEHMQQHKADTDPSVDMALYLCLILHQWLTTVSEVPVSAQAE from the coding sequence ATGAGCGCCATCTTTGGCCTGATTCATTTCGACGGACGGCCCGTTGCGGTCGAAGCGCTGCGGCCGGCGCTGGACGTGCTGGCCCATCGGGGACCGGACGGTCAGGGGCGCTGGCACGAGGGCTCCGTGCTGCTGGCGCACTGGATGTTGCACACGACGCCGGAGTCGCTGCACGAGCAGCAGCCACTTGTCGCTCCCGAAGGCGATCTGGTGCTGGTGGCCGATGCACGGATCGACAACCGCGACGAGCTGCTGGCAGCGCTGGGCCTCCGATCCACGGCGGAGCGGCCGGTGACGGACGCCGCGCTGATTCTGGCCGCCTATCGCCGATGGGGGAGCGATTGCCCGGATCGGCTGATCGGCGATTTTGCCTTGGCCATCTGGGACCGACGGCACCGACGGCTGTTTGCCGCCCGCGACGGCATGGGTGTGCGACCGTTCTATTATTTCCACGACGGCCGACGCTTCGCCTTTGCCACGTTACTCCCGGCCGTGCGTATGCTGCCCGACGTGCCGCAGGACATCGACGAAGAGATGATCCTGCGATTTCTGACCCTGAAGCTGGAAACGGAAAACGTGCGGACGTTTTACCGGGTGATTCGGCGATTGCCCGGGGGGCATGCGCTCCAGGTGGATGCCCGGGAGCTGCATTGCTGGCGTTACTGGCGGGTCGATCTGGAGCAGGAGGTGCACTTTCGGTCGGAAACCGAGTACGTGGAAGCCTTTCGTGCCTGCTTCGAGGAGGCTGTACGGTGTCGGCTCCGCAGCGCGTTTCCCGTGGGCACCCAACTCAGTGGGGGGCTGGATTCCTCGTCGGTGACTGGTATGGCGGCACATCTGCTAAAGGATCAGGTAGTGCATGCCGGGACGGCTGTCTTCGAAGATGTGCCTGAAACACAGCGAATGCAGGTTGATGAACGGCAATATGCTGACGCTGTTGTTCGACGCTTTCCGAATCTGTGCCATCACCTGTTTCATGCTGATCGCGTAAGTCCCCTGATACACCTGGACAAAGTGGTCGAGCTATACGGGCAGCCCTTCTTTTCGGCGAATTATCACATTCCTGTCGGAGTAGCTCAGACGCTGCAATCACAAGGGGTGCGGGTTATTCTGAGCGGGCTGGATGGCGACAGTGTGCTGACCTATGGATGGGCGCGGCTGGCCGATCTTTTTTACCAAAAGCAATGGGAGCAATTTGCGCAGGAAGTAGAGGCGTTCGCGAAAGTGGAAGGATTGTCTCCGCAGCGCGTCGCGCAGAAATTCGGAGGCGCTGTTCTCGAAAAGTGGGCGCGATCCTTTCGCTGGAAAGCGTTCCAGGAAGGTGGACGATATCTGGCACAGCGCTTCGGGATTCCCTTTGACCGGCTTGTGCTACAGACAGGCATCAAACCCTGGATACCCATTGCCTGGCGCCGTAAGCGAGCCCGCCCACGCTCTCAGGAACGATTCGTTCGATTTTCTGAAGCCTATCATCTCTCTCCATTGCTGGAGGACTGGCTGGCACGCCAGCCGTCTGAGCAGGCGAGCGGATGGCATCCGCGCCGGGATCACTGGGAACAGTTGACGGGAGGCATCTGGCAGTGGGTGCTTGAATTTGCCAACGCGCGCGTTGGCTGGCTTCAGGTTGAAGAACGCTTTCCCTTTTTCGACCGACGGGTAGTCACCCTGAGTGTGCAATTGCCTCTGGCCTACAAACTGCGCCACGGATGGGCGCGCTACCTTCTGCGTATGGCGCTTGAGGGAATGCTGCCCCCTGAAGTGCAATGGCGGTCTTCCAAGGCAAATATCGGCTACGGGTTTACGACCGGATTGCTTCGGTTTGAAAAGGCGCGCATAGCCAGTCTGATCGCTTCCGCTTCGCAATTGAGGCCCTTCGTAGAACCGAAACGGTTGCGTCAGGCATGGGAGCACATGCAGCAGCACAAGGCGGACACTGATCCTTCTGTGGATATGGCGTTGTATCTATGTTTGATCCTCCACCAGTGGCTGACGACTGTCTCCGAGGTACCGGTCTCGGCGCAGGCCGAGTGA
- a CDS encoding lasso peptide, which produces MRNTKRSWKTPVLVVHGKTQEITAGSCWYGKQGGQYDADLGPGTLSDCR; this is translated from the coding sequence ATGCGTAACACCAAACGCTCCTGGAAGACGCCGGTCCTGGTTGTTCACGGAAAGACGCAGGAAATTACGGCTGGCAGTTGCTGGTATGGGAAGCAGGGTGGGCAGTATGACGCCGACCTGGGTCCTGGCACGCTCAGCGACTGCCGGTGA
- a CDS encoding lasso peptide — protein MKGETIKRPWQKPALVMHGKATEVTTGKCWYGKQGGRYDADLGPGTLSDCR, from the coding sequence ATGAAGGGCGAAACGATCAAGCGGCCCTGGCAGAAGCCGGCACTTGTAATGCACGGCAAGGCCACGGAGGTCACGACTGGTAAGTGCTGGTACGGGAAGCAGGGCGGTCGATATGACGCCGACCTAGGTCCTGGCACGCTCAGCGACTGCCGGTAA
- a CDS encoding ABC transporter ATP-binding protein, with amino-acid sequence MSWRWVLKEARLKTTYLVRALRLIWEATGRWTLLWLLLLLIGGVLPAALVYLTKHLVDAVAAAIGAGLSWETVQPVLWPALLMGGVLLLSQGLSGLTSWIRTAQAEHVLDHVKDLIHTKAAEVDLAFYDNPDYYDHLERANSEAASRSLSLLDNLGSLLQNGVTLVSIAAILVHYSIWLPLALLITTLPALFVVVHHHRREHAWWTAHTVDQRRAGYFDRLLTMAFFAPEVRVFDLAGHFRQRYQEVRQRLREGRLDLMRRQAWASLGAGLVGLLATALVMVWMVGRALRGLASLGDLALFYQAFNQGQGLMRALLSSAGQMYANTLFLEHLFTFLEIQTGLPDPEDPVPVPRRLREGIRFEKVTFRYPDSERPVLRQLDLFIPAGKTVAIVGANGAGKSTLIKLLCRFYDPDEGRVTLDGIDLRRFRRRELLDAITVLFQFPVPYQDTLARNIALGDLKVPPTREAIERAARSAMVDEIARKLPYGYDTLLGKWFSEEGAELSGGEWQRVSLARAFYRQAPIVVLDEPTSAMDSWTEAEWMDRFDELVRGRTALIITHRFTTAMRADLIYVMDEGRVIEQGTHHQLLALNGHYAASWRRQMRQHDEPEASDLSAQVFLPGADKNQ; translated from the coding sequence GTGTCGTGGCGCTGGGTTCTGAAAGAAGCGCGTCTGAAGACGACCTATCTGGTACGGGCGCTGCGACTCATCTGGGAAGCGACGGGCCGCTGGACGCTGCTCTGGCTGCTGTTGCTCCTGATCGGGGGCGTGCTCCCGGCCGCCCTGGTGTATCTGACGAAGCACCTGGTGGATGCCGTCGCGGCCGCCATCGGGGCCGGACTCTCCTGGGAGACCGTGCAGCCTGTCCTGTGGCCGGCCCTGCTGATGGGCGGCGTGCTGCTGCTCTCGCAGGGGCTGAGCGGATTGACGAGCTGGATCCGCACGGCCCAGGCCGAGCATGTGCTGGATCATGTGAAAGACCTGATCCACACCAAGGCGGCCGAGGTCGATCTGGCCTTTTACGACAACCCGGACTACTACGACCACCTGGAGCGGGCCAACAGCGAGGCGGCCAGCCGCTCGCTCTCGCTGCTGGACAACCTGGGCAGCCTGCTTCAGAACGGCGTCACGCTCGTCAGCATCGCGGCCATCCTGGTGCACTACAGCATCTGGCTCCCGCTGGCGTTGCTCATCACCACGCTCCCGGCGCTGTTCGTCGTGGTGCACCACCACCGGCGCGAACACGCCTGGTGGACGGCCCACACCGTCGATCAACGCCGCGCCGGATACTTCGACCGCCTGCTGACCATGGCGTTCTTTGCCCCGGAAGTGCGCGTGTTCGACCTGGCCGGCCACTTCCGTCAGCGGTACCAGGAGGTGCGCCAGCGGCTGCGGGAAGGGCGTCTGGACCTGATGCGTCGCCAGGCCTGGGCCAGTCTGGGCGCCGGACTGGTGGGCTTGCTGGCCACGGCGCTCGTGATGGTCTGGATGGTGGGCCGGGCGCTGCGCGGGCTGGCCTCGCTGGGTGACCTGGCGCTGTTCTACCAGGCCTTCAATCAGGGGCAGGGCCTCATGCGCGCGTTGCTCAGCAGCGCCGGACAGATGTACGCGAACACGCTCTTTCTGGAGCACCTGTTTACCTTTCTGGAAATTCAGACCGGCCTGCCCGATCCGGAGGATCCGGTGCCCGTGCCGCGGCGGCTCCGGGAGGGCATCCGCTTCGAAAAGGTCACCTTCCGCTATCCGGACAGCGAGCGACCGGTCCTCCGACAGCTCGATCTGTTCATTCCGGCCGGAAAGACCGTCGCCATCGTGGGCGCCAACGGCGCCGGCAAAAGTACGCTCATCAAGCTGTTGTGCCGATTTTACGATCCAGACGAAGGGCGCGTCACCCTCGACGGGATCGATCTGCGGCGCTTTCGCCGGCGCGAGCTGCTCGATGCGATTACCGTGCTGTTTCAGTTTCCCGTGCCCTATCAGGACACGCTGGCCCGCAACATCGCGCTGGGCGACCTCAAGGTGCCGCCCACCCGTGAGGCAATCGAACGGGCGGCCCGCAGCGCCATGGTGGACGAAATCGCCCGCAAGCTGCCCTACGGCTACGATACGCTACTGGGCAAGTGGTTTTCAGAAGAAGGGGCCGAACTCAGCGGGGGCGAATGGCAGCGCGTGTCGCTGGCCCGGGCCTTCTACCGGCAGGCGCCCATCGTCGTGCTCGACGAGCCCACCAGTGCGATGGATTCGTGGACCGAGGCCGAGTGGATGGACCGTTTCGACGAGCTGGTGCGCGGCCGCACCGCGCTGATCATCACGCACCGGTTCACCACGGCCATGCGGGCCGATCTGATCTACGTGATGGACGAGGGACGCGTCATCGAACAGGGCACGCATCACCAACTCCTGGCCCTGAACGGCCACTACGCCGCCTCCTGGCGACGGCAGATGCGGCAACATGACGAGCCCGAAGCTTCCGATCTTTCCGCGCAAGTTTTCTTGCCGGGTGCCGATAAAAACCAGTAG
- a CDS encoding lasso peptide biosynthesis PqqD family chaperone — translation MSRMDTPMAHAVLTLDTVVVASPEQVSSKLGEEVVILNLRNGVYYGLDPIGTRIWELIQEPRSVRQVCEVLLEEYDVTFEQCAEDVLALMRDLQAQGLIETRDAQGT, via the coding sequence ATGAGTCGAATGGACACACCGATGGCGCACGCCGTGCTGACGCTGGACACCGTTGTCGTCGCTTCTCCCGAGCAGGTCTCGTCAAAGCTGGGCGAGGAAGTGGTCATTCTGAATCTTCGCAACGGGGTCTACTACGGACTGGACCCCATCGGCACCCGCATCTGGGAGCTCATCCAGGAACCGCGCTCCGTGCGTCAGGTGTGCGAGGTGCTGCTCGAAGAGTACGACGTGACCTTCGAGCAGTGCGCCGAGGACGTGCTGGCCCTCATGCGCGATCTGCAGGCACAGGGCCTCATCGAGACACGCGACGCTCAGGGCACGTAA
- a CDS encoding T9SS type A sorting domain-containing protein produces MCQKWAGWALALSLLIASPLKGQQFFTDCIRDTDNNATLTIPLETPPLLDGAPISPGSELAAYTPEGICAGVAIWDGEQPLVLTLWGDDPLITPDTKEGFAPGDTILIHLWDRTRDQHFGPDNGRLEVQYASGGVFLNRGIYQPNALYKVARLAIVPEQPTPVEPMDERLPDATRLHPAYPSPFRTHTTLQVDLSEATRVRLMVYNLMGQEVARLFEGALTPGVYRYAWHPHDLPAGLYVVRLEAGARRFQQVVVYVP; encoded by the coding sequence ATGTGCCAGAAGTGGGCAGGTTGGGCCCTGGCGCTCTCGTTGCTGATCGCATCACCGCTGAAAGGCCAGCAGTTTTTCACCGACTGCATCAGGGATACCGACAACAATGCGACGCTGACCATCCCGCTGGAAACGCCGCCGTTGCTGGACGGCGCGCCCATTTCACCGGGTAGCGAACTGGCAGCCTACACACCGGAGGGCATCTGTGCAGGCGTAGCCATATGGGATGGCGAGCAACCGCTGGTGCTGACGCTCTGGGGCGACGATCCGCTGATCACCCCCGACACCAAGGAGGGTTTTGCACCGGGCGATACGATCCTCATACATCTGTGGGATCGGACACGGGATCAGCATTTTGGCCCGGATAACGGTCGGCTCGAGGTGCAGTACGCTTCGGGCGGTGTGTTTCTGAATCGTGGTATCTACCAGCCCAATGCCCTCTACAAGGTGGCCCGCTTGGCCATCGTGCCGGAGCAACCCACGCCGGTGGAGCCGATGGACGAGCGGCTTCCGGACGCCACGCGCCTGCATCCGGCCTACCCCAGTCCATTTCGCACGCACACCACGCTGCAGGTGGATCTGTCGGAAGCTACACGGGTCCGCCTCATGGTCTACAATCTGATGGGCCAGGAAGTGGCGCGCCTGTTCGAAGGAGCGCTGACCCCGGGCGTCTATCGTTATGCGTGGCACCCGCACGACCTGCCGGCGGGGCTGTACGTTGTTCGACTGGAAGCAGGCGCCCGGCGCTTTCAGCAGGTGGTCGTTTACGTGCCCTGA
- a CDS encoding DUF4097 family beta strand repeat-containing protein — MRRAVWLLLGGWLLLAGTVRAEGLVEITDVVKRAFKATPGGHLELEMDRGNVEISTTAESAVYVEVIRTLQTERREEAERLLEGHQLTFEQEGESIYIKSQLSEDGSWRFWKRKDIRIRVEIRIQVPRRFNVTFTTGAGNVDLRDLEGTVEGETGAGNVTLRNLRGTVQISTGAGNVEVTELEGHLEAETGAGNITVKGLRGSADAETGAGNITAEFVAPPEKDSRFESGAGNVTVFVPARAGFVLDASTGIGSISSDFEVRIDRDWISAEARGTVNGGGPTLRLEAGLGNVSLRRL; from the coding sequence ATGCGTCGAGCTGTCTGGCTGCTACTGGGAGGATGGCTGTTGCTGGCCGGTACCGTCCGGGCCGAAGGGCTGGTGGAAATCACCGACGTGGTGAAGCGCGCCTTCAAGGCGACCCCGGGAGGGCATCTGGAGCTGGAGATGGACCGGGGGAACGTGGAAATTTCCACGACGGCGGAATCAGCCGTTTACGTCGAGGTCATTCGCACGCTGCAGACCGAGCGCCGCGAGGAGGCCGAACGCTTGCTGGAAGGCCACCAGCTTACGTTCGAGCAGGAAGGCGAATCGATCTACATCAAATCGCAGCTCTCCGAGGATGGAAGCTGGCGCTTCTGGAAACGCAAAGACATCCGCATCCGTGTGGAAATCCGTATCCAGGTGCCCCGGCGCTTCAATGTGACCTTTACAACCGGCGCGGGCAATGTGGACCTTCGCGATCTGGAAGGCACCGTTGAAGGGGAAACCGGCGCGGGGAACGTGACGCTGCGCAACCTTCGGGGAACCGTGCAGATCAGCACCGGGGCCGGCAATGTGGAGGTGACGGAGCTGGAAGGACACCTGGAGGCGGAGACGGGCGCTGGCAACATCACGGTGAAAGGACTGCGGGGAAGCGCCGACGCGGAGACGGGCGCTGGCAACATCACGGCCGAATTTGTCGCTCCGCCCGAAAAAGACAGCCGCTTTGAATCCGGCGCGGGCAACGTGACCGTCTTCGTGCCGGCCCGGGCCGGTTTCGTGCTGGACGCTTCCACGGGGATCGGCTCGATCAGCTCCGACTTCGAAGTGCGCATCGACCGCGACTGGATCAGCGCCGAAGCCCGGGGGACGGTCAACGGCGGGGGGCCGACCCTGCGTCTGGAAGCTGGCCTGGGTAATGTTTCGCTGCGTCGGCTATGA